A single Microbacterium protaetiae DNA region contains:
- a CDS encoding glycoside hydrolase family 65 protein: MINRDRFPVDPWRLIETEFDLDDAGVTESLFAVGNGYLGMRGNHPEGRHAHEQGTFINGFHETFPIRHAEQAYGFAEVGQAIINAPDAKVMRVYVDDEPLTFGLADVREYERVLDMRDGVLRRSILWVTPSGKRVRVDFERMVSFEERHLAIMTVDVTVENADAPVTISCQIVNRQDGEDVYGGTPIAPRRAGFDPRRTERFAERVLLPEQYWQDKLRSVLSYTVAHSRMTLAVAADHIIETENPYTLRTLVEPDIAKNVFRVQAKAGVPIRVVKLASYHTSASGVPARELVDRCRRTLDRAVSVDLATQFARQRSWMDSFWERSDVRIGGRDDLQQAVRWNLFQLAQAASRSDELGIPAKGVTGSGYSGHYFWDTEIYILPFLAYTTPQWALNALRMRSLMLPAARRRAHQMTEAGALYPWRTISGEEASAYYAAGTAQYHINADIAYALAKYVRATGDLDFLWREGVDVAVETARLWATLGFWRAHDGAEEFHIHGVTGPDEYTTVVNDNLFTNVMARFNLRFAARTVRAMAERDGEVYRRMVARLSLDPAEPDAWERAADAMHIPYSSQLGIHPQDEVFLEKEVWDLENTPPEKRPLLLHFHPLVIYRYQVLKQADVVLALFLQGNHFTPEEKLADFEYYDPLTTGDSTLSAVVQSVLAAEVGYQSLAHDYFEHALFVDLEDLHRNAADGVHVASAGGVWTALVSGFGGMRDYLGELIFDPRLPKEWDDLEYVIHWRGTPLRIRLERERMTVRAGAGAPVSFEVRGTGYTVEPGGEVVVALADQGPDVAGRPTLRELIGERREDGTLLSASVPTTFTTTIPVITDSVPTIDTAH; this comes from the coding sequence ATGATCAATCGCGACCGCTTTCCCGTCGACCCGTGGCGGCTGATCGAGACCGAATTCGACCTCGACGACGCCGGTGTCACCGAGTCGCTGTTCGCCGTGGGCAACGGCTACCTCGGCATGCGCGGCAATCACCCCGAGGGGCGTCATGCGCACGAGCAGGGCACCTTCATCAACGGTTTCCACGAGACGTTCCCCATCCGCCATGCCGAGCAGGCCTACGGCTTCGCCGAAGTCGGCCAGGCGATCATCAACGCCCCCGACGCCAAGGTCATGCGCGTCTACGTCGATGACGAGCCGCTCACCTTCGGATTGGCCGATGTGCGCGAGTACGAGCGCGTGCTCGACATGCGTGACGGCGTGCTGCGCCGCAGCATCCTCTGGGTCACTCCCAGCGGCAAGCGGGTGCGTGTCGATTTCGAGCGGATGGTCTCGTTCGAAGAGCGGCATCTGGCGATCATGACCGTCGACGTGACCGTCGAGAACGCCGATGCCCCGGTCACGATCAGCTGCCAGATAGTGAACCGTCAAGACGGCGAAGACGTCTATGGCGGCACGCCGATCGCCCCGCGCCGCGCCGGCTTCGACCCGCGCCGAACCGAACGATTCGCCGAGCGGGTGCTGCTGCCCGAGCAGTACTGGCAGGACAAGCTGCGCTCGGTGCTCAGCTACACGGTCGCCCACTCGCGGATGACGCTCGCGGTCGCGGCCGACCACATCATCGAGACCGAGAACCCGTACACGCTGCGCACGTTGGTCGAACCCGACATCGCCAAGAACGTGTTCCGCGTGCAGGCCAAGGCAGGTGTGCCGATCCGGGTCGTCAAGCTGGCGAGCTATCACACCTCCGCCAGCGGAGTTCCCGCTCGTGAGCTCGTCGATCGCTGCCGCCGCACGCTCGATCGGGCGGTGAGCGTGGATCTGGCCACGCAGTTCGCGCGCCAGCGTTCATGGATGGATTCCTTCTGGGAGCGCTCCGACGTGCGCATCGGCGGGCGCGACGATCTGCAGCAGGCCGTGCGCTGGAACCTTTTCCAACTCGCGCAGGCGGCATCGCGCTCCGATGAGCTGGGGATCCCCGCCAAGGGTGTGACCGGATCGGGATACAGCGGTCATTACTTCTGGGACACCGAGATATACATCCTGCCGTTCCTGGCCTACACCACCCCGCAGTGGGCGCTGAACGCGTTGCGGATGCGCTCGCTCATGCTGCCGGCCGCCCGGCGCCGCGCGCACCAGATGACCGAGGCCGGAGCCCTCTACCCGTGGCGCACGATCAGCGGAGAAGAGGCATCCGCCTACTACGCCGCCGGAACGGCGCAGTACCACATCAACGCCGACATCGCCTACGCGCTGGCCAAGTACGTGCGGGCGACCGGCGACCTCGACTTCCTCTGGCGCGAAGGTGTCGACGTCGCGGTCGAGACGGCGCGGCTCTGGGCGACCCTGGGGTTCTGGCGTGCGCACGACGGGGCTGAGGAGTTCCACATCCACGGCGTGACCGGGCCCGACGAGTACACGACGGTGGTCAACGACAACCTTTTCACCAACGTGATGGCGCGATTCAACCTGCGTTTCGCGGCGCGCACAGTGCGGGCGATGGCCGAGCGCGACGGCGAGGTCTATCGCCGCATGGTGGCGCGGCTGAGTCTCGATCCTGCCGAGCCGGATGCCTGGGAGCGGGCGGCCGATGCGATGCACATTCCGTACAGCTCACAGTTGGGCATCCATCCACAAGATGAGGTGTTCCTCGAGAAGGAGGTCTGGGATCTCGAGAACACGCCGCCCGAGAAGCGTCCGCTCCTGCTGCACTTCCACCCCCTGGTGATCTATCGCTATCAGGTGCTCAAGCAGGCCGATGTGGTGCTGGCGCTGTTCCTGCAGGGCAATCACTTCACCCCCGAAGAGAAACTCGCCGACTTCGAGTACTACGACCCGCTGACCACCGGCGACTCCACGTTGTCGGCGGTGGTGCAGTCGGTCCTGGCCGCTGAGGTGGGCTATCAGTCGCTGGCGCACGATTACTTCGAGCACGCCTTGTTCGTCGACCTCGAAGACCTGCATCGCAACGCCGCCGACGGTGTGCACGTGGCCTCGGCCGGCGGCGTGTGGACGGCGCTGGTGTCGGGCTTCGGTGGCATGCGCGACTACCTCGGCGAGCTCATCTTCGATCCGCGGCTGCCCAAGGAATGGGACGACCTCGAGTACGTCATCCACTGGCGGGGCACCCCGTTGCGCATCCGACTCGAGCGTGAGCGCATGACGGTGCGCGCAGGCGCCGGCGCGCCGGTGTCGTTCGAGGTGCGCGGAACGGGATACACCGTCGAGCCCGGTGGCGAGGTCGTGGTGGCGTTGGCCGATCAGGGACCGGATGTCGCGGGCCGGCCGACGCTGCGGGAACTGATCGGCGAGCGTCGCGAAGACGGCACGCTGCTCTCGGCCTCGGTGCCCACCACATTCACCACGACCATCCCGGTGATCACCGACAGCGTTCCCACGATCGATACGGCGCACTGA
- a CDS encoding HAD family hydrolase has product MAEQIDLTAYDAVLFDLDGVLTPTAEVHMHAWQSLFDELFAAWKITPAYTDRDYYEHVDGKKRYDGVAAVLRSRSVEVRWGDPADPPTADTVCGIGNRKNGYFEAALRADGIAPYPGSLRVLDLLREAGTPVAVVSSSKNADEVLGVAGIRDRFVVVVDGVTAERAALASKPAPDMFLAAARMLQVEPSRAAAVEDALSGVRSAAAGGFGLVIGVDRGVGAEALWQAGADLVVDDLAELVETRPHGS; this is encoded by the coding sequence GTGGCCGAGCAGATCGATCTGACCGCGTACGACGCCGTGCTGTTCGACCTCGACGGCGTGCTGACCCCCACCGCCGAGGTGCACATGCACGCCTGGCAGAGTCTTTTCGACGAGCTGTTCGCCGCGTGGAAGATCACCCCCGCCTACACCGACCGCGATTACTACGAGCACGTCGACGGCAAGAAACGCTACGACGGAGTGGCCGCGGTGCTGCGCAGCCGCTCGGTCGAGGTGCGCTGGGGCGATCCGGCCGACCCGCCCACCGCCGACACCGTCTGCGGAATCGGCAATCGCAAGAACGGGTATTTCGAAGCGGCGCTGCGCGCCGACGGCATCGCGCCCTACCCCGGGTCGCTGCGAGTCCTCGACCTGCTGCGCGAGGCGGGCACGCCGGTGGCGGTCGTCTCCAGTTCGAAGAACGCCGACGAGGTGCTGGGCGTGGCCGGTATCCGCGATCGGTTCGTGGTCGTCGTCGACGGCGTCACCGCCGAGCGCGCCGCGCTGGCCTCCAAGCCCGCGCCCGACATGTTCCTTGCCGCGGCACGGATGCTGCAGGTCGAGCCGTCACGCGCGGCCGCGGTCGAAGACGCCCTCAGCGGCGTGCGATCGGCCGCCGCCGGCGGGTTCGGTCTCGTCATCGGCGTCGACCGCGGAGTGGGCGCAGAGGCGCTGTGGCAGGCCGGCGCCGATCTCGTGGTCGACGATCTGGCCGAACTGGTCGAAACACGTCCGCACGGTTCCTAG
- a CDS encoding acetate/propionate family kinase, producing MSIVLVVNSGSSSFKYQLLDMAREGVLASGLVERIGQQSGRCRHTVHAVPGEPGQGVPTMLDATYERELPIPDHFAGFAAMLEDFAAHGPSLDENPPDAVGHRVVHGGARFFEPTLITPLVEINIEELSVLAPLHNPANLAGIVAAKRAFPDVPHVAVFDTAFHQTLAPDAYTYAIDAELAAHHRIRRYGFHGTSHKFVSEAAAAFVNRPYAQLKQIVFHLGNGASVTAVDGGRSVETSMGFTPLEGLVMGTRSGDVDPAALFQLARRAGLGIDELDDLLNKRSGLKGLSGFSDMRDVQAGRARGDAAATLAFDVYVHRLRAYAGSYLAQLDGADIISFTAGVGENSPEVRAAALSTLGFAGVQIDAERNEAADRGIRVISTDDSAVTVLVVPTNEELEIARQTLVAARA from the coding sequence ATGAGCATCGTCCTCGTCGTCAACAGCGGTTCGAGTTCGTTCAAGTATCAGCTGCTGGACATGGCGCGTGAGGGCGTGCTCGCCTCGGGGCTGGTCGAGCGCATCGGGCAGCAGAGCGGCCGCTGCCGGCACACCGTGCATGCCGTACCGGGCGAGCCCGGCCAGGGCGTGCCCACGATGCTCGATGCCACCTACGAGCGCGAGCTGCCGATTCCCGATCACTTCGCCGGCTTCGCGGCGATGCTCGAAGACTTCGCCGCGCACGGACCGAGTCTCGACGAGAATCCGCCCGACGCGGTGGGGCACCGGGTCGTGCACGGAGGTGCGCGGTTCTTCGAGCCGACTCTGATCACGCCGCTCGTCGAGATCAACATCGAAGAGCTCTCGGTGCTCGCGCCGCTGCACAACCCGGCGAATCTGGCGGGGATCGTCGCCGCCAAGCGCGCATTCCCGGACGTGCCGCATGTGGCGGTGTTCGACACCGCGTTCCATCAGACCCTCGCGCCCGACGCCTACACCTACGCGATCGACGCCGAACTGGCCGCCCACCACCGCATCCGCCGTTACGGGTTCCACGGAACCTCGCACAAGTTCGTGAGCGAGGCGGCCGCGGCGTTCGTGAACCGGCCGTACGCACAGCTGAAGCAGATCGTCTTCCATCTCGGCAACGGCGCATCCGTCACCGCCGTGGATGGCGGGCGGTCGGTCGAAACGTCGATGGGGTTCACGCCGCTGGAAGGGCTGGTGATGGGAACACGCTCGGGTGATGTCGACCCGGCGGCGCTGTTCCAGCTCGCCCGCCGTGCCGGTCTGGGCATCGATGAGCTCGACGACCTGCTCAACAAGCGCAGTGGACTGAAGGGACTGTCGGGCTTCTCGGACATGCGCGATGTGCAAGCCGGTCGTGCCCGCGGCGATGCCGCAGCCACGCTCGCATTCGACGTCTACGTGCATCGCCTGCGCGCGTACGCCGGTTCGTACCTCGCACAGCTCGATGGTGCCGACATCATCTCGTTCACCGCCGGAGTGGGCGAGAACTCGCCCGAGGTGCGCGCGGCGGCGCTGTCGACGCTCGGCTTCGCGGGTGTGCAGATCGATGCCGAGCGTAACGAGGCGGCAGACCGCGGCATCCGGGTCATCTCCACGGACGACTCAGCCGTCACAGTTCTCGTCGTGCCCACCAACGAGGAACTCGAGATCGCCCGGCAGACGCTGGTGGCCGCGAGGGCCTGA